A part of Terriglobia bacterium genomic DNA contains:
- a CDS encoding carboxypeptidase-like regulatory domain-containing protein → MSYRIALVALAAALVFCSAVPQAAAQLTTGTVSGSVRDPQAAVIAGATLTLISETRGTRLSEVISNASGEFVLPNVPPDTYTLEINQKGFKTLKRTGIAVSPGDRIGLGALTMEVGGTTETVTVTAEAVLLQTQSAERSATVAQIEVQNLPLSSRVFTNLLTSVIPGVGGTSGQPARVGDITSYSGGNGNIMMDGISTMDTGNNAMLISVNTESIEEIKILTSGYQAEYGRSSGVQISAVTKSGTNRFHGTGFLIMRQSGWYANSKTNILNGDPRPYVKQKDWGFSIGGPIGKPGRDNKLFFFYSHEFDPRSMTVTGGSVVTYRFPTALERAGDFSQTTDNLGNPYPYIKDPLISGPCSASNQTACFKDGGVLGRIPANRIYPLGLKILSLYPMPNLTTAGLNYNYRMPLPIQDIMSQAPIMKFDYQPLAKLRGSFKLSLWEQPATVQTGTLPGFNDTQVYKKWFYTWASTITYSVNPSTFMEGTFGHSRNDLAGCFGPTNTAAPGFCTSSIPMNTVASLSGAGLTGLPSLFPDSGVLNPSYYAFQAMESVKPPIWDGTKMSLVPQFSWGGRVSNGPPNFPFPGWLNTNQTTDMTISLTKVKSSHTLKAGFYWNHSYKAQQSLAGTWQGNINFGNDSNNLLDTGFGFANAAVGVFSSYNQLSKYVEGNYVYNNLEGFIQDNWRVNARLTLDFGVRLVHQQPQYDSLGQGVNWLPDKWSLSSAPLYYLAGCATTYPCSGSNRQAKDPRTGQLLGPNTAVAIGTLVPGSGNFINGLVPSGTDPVPTTTYNWPALRPAPRFGVAYDVTGKQRIIFRGGAGMYFDRPSGNTIYSQIANPPNELSQTLYYSSFQTMGGLTTQGAANLNVYQLNSGLPSTWTWNAGVQYMLPFNTMLDFSYVGEHAYNVVEQININTVDIGAAYLAANQDPTVTSALPGGAAVTQNMMRSIRGFGSINMMIPRGFRTSHTLQMMLNRRFAHGVQFRLSDTIMLKQFGDAGARIQHAADGSWSYRSDQDQANELFTNYIPTRHTFKGDFVWAIPALNNVGSGLAQQLVKTVTRDWQLSGIWSANTASAYTVGASFQNGAGNQQITGSPDFGGRVTVIGNPGGGCNTSDIYRQFSTLAFAPPAVGSVGLESGQDYLRGCFNQQFDLALQREFRVARLGEGRRLSFRIDAFNVFNQSHITGRQTNMQVASLTDSTIVNLPFDSSGKLIPTRSTPRQSGFGMATGYQGARTIQVWLRFSF, encoded by the coding sequence ATGAGCTACCGTATTGCATTAGTCGCGCTTGCCGCGGCATTAGTATTCTGTTCGGCGGTCCCGCAGGCGGCCGCCCAGTTAACCACTGGTACCGTCTCGGGAAGTGTTCGCGATCCGCAAGCCGCGGTAATCGCCGGTGCAACCCTGACGCTGATCAGCGAAACGCGTGGGACACGGCTTTCCGAGGTCATTTCCAACGCAAGCGGTGAATTCGTCTTGCCTAACGTGCCGCCCGACACCTACACGTTGGAGATCAACCAGAAGGGTTTCAAGACGCTCAAGCGCACGGGCATCGCCGTAAGCCCGGGCGACCGCATTGGCCTCGGCGCCCTCACGATGGAAGTCGGCGGCACGACCGAGACCGTAACAGTTACCGCCGAAGCGGTACTGTTGCAGACGCAGAGCGCGGAACGATCGGCCACGGTCGCGCAAATCGAGGTTCAGAACCTGCCGCTATCGAGCCGGGTTTTCACGAACCTCCTGACCAGTGTAATTCCGGGGGTCGGCGGCACCTCCGGCCAACCGGCCCGGGTCGGGGACATAACATCCTACTCAGGCGGCAACGGGAACATCATGATGGACGGTATTTCCACCATGGATACCGGCAACAACGCCATGTTGATTTCAGTAAACACGGAATCGATCGAGGAGATCAAGATCCTGACGTCCGGCTACCAGGCCGAGTACGGCCGCTCCAGCGGCGTGCAGATCAGCGCGGTCACGAAGAGCGGCACGAACCGCTTTCATGGCACGGGTTTTCTGATTATGCGCCAGTCGGGGTGGTATGCGAATAGCAAGACTAACATACTCAACGGCGACCCCAGGCCCTACGTCAAGCAAAAAGATTGGGGCTTCTCGATCGGAGGACCCATCGGGAAGCCGGGGCGCGACAACAAGTTGTTCTTCTTTTACAGCCACGAGTTCGACCCCCGCTCTATGACGGTGACGGGCGGCAGCGTTGTGACCTACCGCTTTCCAACGGCGCTGGAGCGCGCAGGCGATTTTTCGCAAACGACGGACAATCTCGGCAACCCGTACCCATATATCAAGGACCCGCTTATCAGCGGCCCGTGTTCGGCTTCCAACCAGACCGCCTGCTTCAAGGACGGCGGCGTTCTCGGACGCATCCCAGCCAATCGCATATACCCCCTGGGGCTGAAGATCCTGAGTCTATACCCCATGCCGAACCTCACCACTGCCGGCCTTAATTACAATTACAGGATGCCGCTGCCGATTCAAGATATCATGTCGCAGGCGCCGATCATGAAATTCGACTACCAGCCCCTTGCAAAACTGAGAGGCTCCTTCAAGTTATCCCTGTGGGAGCAGCCGGCCACTGTTCAAACGGGCACCCTCCCCGGCTTTAACGATACCCAGGTGTACAAAAAGTGGTTCTACACGTGGGCCAGCACGATCACCTACAGCGTGAATCCGTCAACTTTCATGGAGGGGACCTTTGGTCACTCGCGGAATGACTTGGCCGGCTGCTTTGGGCCGACAAATACCGCCGCGCCAGGCTTTTGCACAAGCTCCATCCCTATGAACACCGTGGCCAGCCTGTCCGGCGCCGGCCTGACCGGGTTGCCGTCCCTCTTTCCCGATTCCGGCGTGCTGAACCCAAGCTATTACGCCTTCCAGGCCATGGAGTCCGTCAAGCCCCCCATCTGGGACGGGACGAAGATGAGCCTGGTGCCCCAATTTTCCTGGGGAGGCCGTGTTTCGAACGGACCCCCGAACTTCCCGTTCCCCGGCTGGCTGAATACCAACCAGACCACCGACATGACCATCAGTCTTACAAAAGTGAAAAGCAGCCACACGCTCAAAGCCGGCTTTTATTGGAACCACAGCTACAAGGCGCAGCAGTCATTGGCGGGGACGTGGCAGGGCAACATCAATTTTGGAAACGACTCGAACAACTTGCTGGACACCGGGTTCGGCTTCGCCAACGCGGCGGTGGGCGTTTTCAGCTCGTACAACCAGTTGTCGAAGTACGTCGAGGGCAATTACGTCTATAACAATCTCGAGGGTTTCATCCAGGACAACTGGAGGGTTAATGCCAGGCTCACGCTGGACTTCGGCGTGCGCCTCGTCCATCAGCAGCCGCAATACGACTCGCTGGGGCAGGGCGTGAACTGGCTGCCCGACAAATGGAGCCTATCCAGTGCGCCGCTCTACTATTTGGCGGGTTGCGCCACGACCTATCCCTGCAGCGGCTCGAACCGCCAGGCGAAGGACCCGCGCACCGGCCAACTGCTGGGGCCTAACACAGCCGTGGCGATCGGCACGCTGGTGCCGGGTTCGGGGAATTTCATCAACGGTTTGGTTCCGTCGGGAACAGACCCAGTACCTACCACTACCTACAACTGGCCGGCGCTCCGCCCGGCGCCCCGTTTTGGAGTCGCCTATGATGTCACCGGTAAGCAGAGGATCATCTTCCGTGGCGGCGCCGGCATGTATTTCGATCGTCCCTCCGGCAACACCATTTACAGCCAGATCGCAAACCCGCCCAACGAACTGAGCCAGACATTGTATTACTCCTCGTTCCAGACGATGGGTGGGCTCACCACCCAAGGCGCTGCCAACCTCAATGTTTACCAGCTCAACAGCGGGCTCCCCAGCACCTGGACCTGGAATGCCGGCGTGCAGTATATGCTGCCATTTAACACGATGCTGGATTTCTCCTACGTCGGCGAGCACGCCTACAATGTCGTCGAACAAATCAACATCAACACCGTCGATATAGGCGCCGCTTATTTGGCGGCGAATCAGGACCCGACGGTCACCAGCGCGCTTCCCGGCGGGGCGGCAGTGACCCAGAACATGATGCGCTCTATCCGCGGCTTCGGCAGCATCAACATGATGATACCGCGCGGCTTTCGTACCTCGCACACTCTGCAGATGATGTTAAATCGTCGCTTTGCCCATGGTGTGCAATTCAGGCTCAGCGACACGATCATGCTCAAGCAGTTTGGAGATGCCGGGGCGCGCATCCAACACGCCGCCGACGGCAGTTGGTCCTATCGTTCCGACCAGGACCAGGCCAACGAGCTGTTTACCAACTACATCCCCACCCGGCACACCTTCAAGGGCGATTTCGTGTGGGCTATCCCGGCGCTGAATAACGTCGGCTCCGGTCTCGCCCAGCAATTGGTGAAGACGGTGACCAGAGACTGGCAGCTCTCCGGTATCTGGAGCGCCAATACCGCCAGCGCATACACGGTCGGTGCGTCCTTCCAGAACGGCGCCGGCAATCAGCAAATCACCGGCTCGCCGGACTTCGGCGGGCGCGTCACGGTTATTGGCAATCCGGGCGGTGGCTGCAACACCAGCGATATCTACCGGCAATTTAGCACTTTAGCCTTTGCCCCGCCCGCAGTCGGGAGCGTGGGGCTCGAGTCCGGTCAGGACTACCTGCGCGGCTGCTTCAACCAGCAGTTCGATCTCGCCTTGCAGCGCGAGTTCCGTGTGGCTCGCCTGGGTGAGGGCCGGCGGCTTTCGTTCCGGATCGACGCTTTCAACGTGTTCAACCAGTCCCACATCACCGGGCGGCAAACCAACATGCAAGTGGCGAGCCTGACCGATTCGACGATCGTGAATCTTCCGTTCGACTCCAGCGGCAAACTGATTCCCACGCGATCGACACCGAGACAGTCGGGCTTCGGCATGGCCACCGGCTATCAGGGGGCGCGAACCATACAGGTGTGGTTGCGATTCTCGTTCTGA
- a CDS encoding esterase has translation MRLARIIMSELLFCCGMCWGQATDECKPSSLNVPGAKYPCVYPDGRATFRVIAPDAQKVQVRVGGAFDMEKGPDGAWMVTTKPLVVGFHYYSLVIDGSTVADPATRTFFGSGWDNSGIEIPEPADVDYYLPIDVPHGQVSQRWYYSKITGKWRRCYVYTPPGYDAGKTRYPVLYLLHGWGENEQGWHTQGHADLILDNLIAAKKAKPMIIVMDNLNAVKPGEDSSIFNARMGAPPARAAAPPAQGARGGAPAGRGGGLAGFTGSAFTEMMLTDLVPMIEKTYRVLPGRENRAMAGLSMGGMQTFMTGLGNLDKFAYIGGFSGSSGGGRGGTFDPKTSNNGVFADAAAFNKKVKVLFLGIGSVEGPNTKNFSDQLTKVGIKNVYFESPGTAHEWLTWRRCLNDFAPRLFK, from the coding sequence ATGAGACTAGCGAGAATCATCATGTCCGAACTGCTCTTTTGTTGCGGCATGTGTTGGGGGCAGGCAACGGACGAATGCAAGCCTTCAAGCCTGAACGTCCCGGGCGCGAAGTATCCCTGTGTTTACCCCGACGGTCGAGCGACATTCCGCGTTATCGCACCCGACGCCCAAAAGGTGCAGGTCAGGGTCGGGGGTGCCTTTGATATGGAGAAGGGGCCTGACGGCGCCTGGATGGTAACCACGAAGCCGCTGGTAGTGGGGTTCCACTATTATTCGCTGGTCATCGATGGCTCGACCGTCGCTGATCCGGCGACCCGCACATTTTTCGGCTCCGGCTGGGACAACAGCGGCATCGAAATCCCCGAGCCGGCGGATGTCGACTATTATCTGCCCATAGACGTGCCGCACGGCCAGGTGAGCCAGCGGTGGTACTACTCCAAAATCACGGGAAAATGGCGGCGCTGCTATGTCTACACGCCGCCGGGGTATGATGCCGGGAAGACGCGTTATCCCGTTCTGTACCTGCTGCACGGTTGGGGGGAGAACGAACAGGGCTGGCATACCCAGGGGCACGCCGATCTTATCCTGGACAACCTGATTGCGGCGAAAAAGGCCAAACCGATGATTATCGTCATGGATAACCTCAATGCTGTCAAGCCAGGAGAGGATAGCTCGATATTCAACGCCCGCATGGGAGCGCCTCCGGCAAGAGCAGCCGCGCCGCCAGCTCAGGGCGCTCGGGGAGGGGCCCCTGCCGGCCGAGGCGGCGGCCTGGCCGGTTTCACCGGGTCGGCATTCACTGAGATGATGCTCACCGATCTTGTTCCGATGATCGAGAAGACGTACCGTGTGCTTCCTGGCCGCGAGAATCGCGCCATGGCAGGGTTGTCGATGGGAGGCATGCAGACGTTCATGACCGGCCTCGGCAACCTGGACAAGTTCGCTTACATCGGCGGCTTCAGCGGCAGCAGCGGCGGCGGCCGCGGTGGCACATTCGATCCGAAGACGTCCAACAACGGCGTGTTCGCGGATGCCGCCGCGTTCAACAAGAAGGTCAAGGTCCTCTTCCTGGGAATCGGCTCCGTGGAAGGGCCGAACACCAAGAACTTCAGCGACCAGTTGACCAAGGTGGGGATCAAGAACGTGTACTTCGAGTCGCCGGGAACAGCCCACGAATGGCTTACGTGGCGCCGCTGCTTGAACGACTTCGCTCCCCGGCTCTTCAAATAA
- a CDS encoding glycoside hydrolase family 3 C-terminal domain-containing protein: MRNAIYAMILMVLFLSVPAAVAAPPTRVMLLDGESGGPYHAWQETTPYLKRMLDDTGIFQTDVVTAPPRGGDFTNFKPDWSKYQVIVLNYDAPDERWSADLKASFEKYVRDGGGLVIVHAADNAFPNWREFNLMIGIGGWRGRNEKSGPHFYYKEGKLVADASPGSAGTHGARLPIKMVNIVTDHPITKGLPKEWMHTADELYARMRGPGENMTVLSTAYSDPTNKGTGCDEPMLIVLSYGKGRVFHTLLGHDLTALNSVGFIVTYQRGTEWAATGNVTQKIPNDFPTADKTSTRKDYDPPPGWGTAAAAPAGGRGRGQGGASGQPAYLNPALPIDQRVDDVVSRMTMEEKAGQLVNTTPAIPRLGIPAYNWWSEAAHGVVTRDVTVFPQVIGQAATFDSPLIKEMATAISTEARARFHELQRQPATGGAAPFGRALGLDFWAPNINIVRDPRWGRGQETYGEDPFLTGRMAVAYVTGMQGDDPRYFRTIATPKHFAVHSGPESTRHSVDVKVSLHDMEDTYLPAFRAAVVEGKADSVMCAYNRINGEPACVNTFLLEDTLRGAWKFNGYVVSDCGAITDIWRGHKFVPTMPEAAAFSLKKGTDNDCGGGDAPAYLEAMQKQLITQKEVDVNLKRLFKARFQLGLFDPPEMVKYAQIPAAEADSEAHRQLALKVSRETMVLLKNDGVLPLKSSVRNIAVVGPIADSLVALEGNYNGTPSRYTTVLDGIRKQFASAKVTYNPGTKFLRFPVTIPASAYHTTDGKPGLTAVYFNNKDLSGTPVATRTEAQLGFGGPGFGAAPGGRGVSVLPAEVGAEFSAQWTGAITPQQSGKYELTINGAGGIRVWLDGKAVIDDWTSRPQGRFGAPPDPAVARLRTAEVSLEAGKNYDLKVEFFRTPPAPQAANPAAPAGAFGGGRGGFGPTGPTLQWNLLNDVSDAVAAAKQADIVVAVVGITSQLEGEEGAGRGMQIEGFSNGDRTNINLPKDEESLLQAVKATGKPLVVVLMNGSALAVNWASKNANAILESWYPGEEGGAAVAETLAGVNNPAGRLPVTFYKSTDDLPPFDDYSMKGRTYRYFDGRPLFPFGYGLSYSKFAYSNVKLSSSTVNADAGLKVDADIRNTSRITGDEVVQLYLIFPNLPGAPIRSLRGFQRVSIAPGQTQPVQFTLDPRDLSYVNEAGERVVASGSYRIFVGGGQPGTGAAGREVRLSITGETKLDR, from the coding sequence ATGCGCAATGCAATATATGCGATGATTCTGATGGTGCTTTTCCTAAGCGTGCCGGCTGCTGTGGCCGCGCCTCCCACCCGTGTCATGCTGCTGGATGGTGAGTCGGGCGGGCCCTACCACGCCTGGCAGGAGACCACGCCGTACTTGAAGCGAATGCTGGATGACACCGGCATTTTCCAGACCGACGTGGTCACGGCTCCGCCGCGTGGCGGCGACTTCACCAACTTCAAGCCGGATTGGAGCAAGTACCAGGTGATCGTCCTCAACTACGACGCGCCCGATGAACGCTGGTCCGCCGACTTGAAGGCCTCGTTTGAGAAATACGTCAGAGACGGAGGCGGGCTCGTCATCGTCCATGCTGCCGATAACGCCTTCCCGAATTGGCGCGAATTCAACCTTATGATCGGCATCGGCGGCTGGCGAGGGAGGAACGAGAAGTCAGGACCGCACTTTTATTACAAAGAGGGCAAGCTGGTGGCCGACGCCAGCCCGGGATCCGCAGGCACCCACGGCGCCCGTCTCCCGATCAAGATGGTGAATATCGTGACCGACCACCCCATCACGAAGGGGCTGCCCAAAGAGTGGATGCACACGGCCGACGAACTATATGCCAGGATGCGCGGGCCAGGCGAAAACATGACGGTGCTGTCAACGGCGTATTCGGACCCAACCAACAAGGGCACGGGCTGCGACGAGCCTATGCTGATCGTGCTCTCCTACGGCAAAGGGCGCGTGTTTCACACGCTGCTGGGGCACGACCTTACCGCGCTTAACAGCGTCGGATTCATCGTCACCTATCAACGCGGAACAGAATGGGCTGCGACCGGCAATGTGACGCAAAAAATTCCGAACGATTTCCCCACGGCCGACAAAACCAGTACGCGCAAGGACTACGACCCACCGCCCGGCTGGGGCACGGCTGCGGCAGCACCCGCCGGCGGCCGCGGCCGCGGCCAGGGCGGTGCCAGCGGGCAACCCGCCTATTTGAATCCTGCCCTGCCGATCGACCAGCGCGTGGACGACGTCGTCTCGCGCATGACCATGGAAGAAAAAGCTGGCCAGTTGGTCAATACGACCCCCGCGATACCGCGTTTGGGGATACCCGCCTATAACTGGTGGAGCGAAGCAGCTCACGGCGTGGTGACGCGGGATGTGACGGTCTTCCCTCAAGTGATCGGGCAAGCGGCGACGTTTGACAGTCCACTCATCAAGGAGATGGCGACGGCGATCAGCACTGAGGCGCGCGCGCGATTTCACGAATTGCAGCGGCAACCAGCAACGGGCGGAGCCGCCCCGTTCGGGCGTGCCCTCGGGTTGGATTTCTGGGCGCCGAACATCAATATTGTCCGCGACCCGCGCTGGGGGCGTGGGCAGGAAACTTACGGGGAGGACCCGTTCCTGACGGGCCGCATGGCCGTGGCCTACGTCACCGGCATGCAGGGGGATGATCCGAGATATTTCCGGACGATCGCCACGCCGAAACACTTCGCCGTGCACAGCGGACCGGAATCGACGCGACACTCGGTGGACGTGAAGGTGTCGCTGCACGACATGGAAGACACCTATCTGCCGGCCTTCCGAGCCGCGGTGGTGGAAGGCAAAGCGGATTCAGTAATGTGTGCCTACAACCGCATCAACGGCGAGCCCGCCTGCGTCAACACATTCCTCCTAGAGGACACCCTGCGCGGCGCATGGAAGTTCAACGGCTATGTGGTATCGGACTGCGGGGCCATAACCGACATTTGGCGGGGACATAAGTTCGTGCCGACCATGCCTGAGGCTGCGGCTTTTTCGCTGAAAAAGGGCACCGATAACGACTGCGGGGGGGGCGATGCACCAGCCTACCTGGAGGCGATGCAGAAACAGCTGATCACCCAGAAGGAGGTCGACGTCAACCTCAAGCGGCTCTTCAAAGCGCGATTTCAGCTGGGGCTTTTCGACCCGCCGGAGATGGTGAAGTACGCGCAAATCCCGGCGGCGGAAGCGGACAGCGAAGCGCATCGGCAACTGGCGCTGAAAGTGTCGCGCGAAACGATGGTGCTGTTGAAGAACGATGGCGTGCTGCCGCTCAAATCGTCGGTCAGGAACATCGCGGTGGTGGGACCCATCGCGGATTCGCTGGTTGCGCTGGAGGGCAATTACAACGGTACTCCCTCGCGCTATACAACGGTGCTCGATGGCATCCGGAAGCAGTTCGCCTCGGCCAAGGTGACCTACAATCCCGGGACGAAATTCCTGCGCTTTCCGGTGACGATTCCCGCATCGGCATATCACACAACGGATGGCAAGCCGGGGCTGACGGCGGTCTATTTCAACAACAAGGACCTTTCCGGAACGCCCGTGGCCACGCGAACCGAGGCGCAGTTGGGCTTTGGCGGACCGGGATTTGGAGCGGCTCCCGGCGGCCGCGGCGTATCGGTTCTGCCCGCCGAAGTGGGAGCGGAATTTTCAGCGCAATGGACCGGAGCCATCACTCCGCAGCAAAGCGGCAAGTATGAGCTCACGATCAACGGCGCCGGCGGAATTCGCGTCTGGCTCGATGGCAAGGCCGTGATAGACGATTGGACCTCGCGGCCTCAAGGCAGATTCGGCGCTCCGCCTGATCCGGCAGTGGCACGCCTCAGGACGGCGGAAGTCAGCCTGGAAGCAGGAAAGAACTACGATCTGAAGGTGGAGTTTTTCCGCACGCCCCCGGCGCCGCAGGCTGCGAATCCCGCCGCTCCAGCGGGCGCGTTCGGCGGAGGGCGGGGCGGCTTTGGCCCGACCGGTCCGACTCTGCAGTGGAACCTGCTGAACGACGTAAGTGACGCCGTAGCGGCAGCGAAACAGGCGGACATCGTAGTCGCCGTGGTCGGCATCACCTCGCAGTTGGAGGGAGAAGAAGGCGCTGGCCGCGGGATGCAGATTGAAGGATTCAGCAACGGCGATCGGACCAACATTAATCTGCCGAAAGACGAGGAAAGCCTTTTACAGGCAGTGAAAGCCACGGGCAAACCGCTCGTCGTGGTGTTGATGAACGGGAGCGCGCTGGCGGTCAATTGGGCCTCCAAGAATGCCAACGCGATTCTGGAGTCGTGGTATCCGGGCGAAGAAGGCGGCGCGGCTGTCGCCGAAACACTGGCGGGGGTTAATAATCCGGCGGGGCGGCTGCCGGTGACGTTCTACAAGAGCACCGATGATCTGCCGCCCTTCGATGATTACTCCATGAAGGGGCGGACGTACCGCTATTTCGATGGCCGGCCGCTGTTCCCGTTCGGCTACGGGCTCAGCTATTCAAAGTTCGCGTACAGCAATGTGAAGCTCTCGTCATCCACAGTGAATGCGGACGCCGGCTTGAAGGTGGACGCGGATATTCGGAACACCAGCCGCATAACGGGGGACGAAGTTGTGCAACTGTACCTGATCTTCCCGAACCTGCCTGGTGCTCCGATCCGGTCGTTGCGAGGATTTCAGAGGGTGAGTATCGCTCCGGGCCAGACGCAACCTGTCCAGTTCACGCTCGATCCGCGCGATCTTAGTTACGTCAACGAGGCGGGCGAGCGGGTCGTTGCCAGCGGATCGTATCGCATCTTTGTCGGCGGCGGACAACCAGGGACCGGCGCGGCGGGCCGGGAAGTGCGGCTATCGATCACGGGTGAGACGAAGCTGGACCGGTAA
- a CDS encoding glycoside hydrolase has product MPRTIIALLLALSAAMAQSGQSLRAEGTGQTVRKNQGGTPAAAGTPATGAYATGCYRNLFVEAGHSQSEVTAKINAAFQQLFHGDPNTQTVYYETGRNENGLLAYLSDINNKDVRSEGMSYGMMIAVQMNKRVEFDALWNWSKTYMYNSSPTHPAYGFFSWSMKTDGKPNSESPAPDGEEYWVMALYFASARWGDGTGIYNYKAEADRLLGDMKNRGVITGPTGRGQTTEGAHFNAEHKMVRFTPNMNRPDHTDPSYHLPAFYELWARWGPPADRPFWAEAVKVSRDFFQKVTHPVTGLTPDYANFDGTPVASGFNKASANFGPDAWRTAANWAVDWSWWAADPRERQLSDKIQAFFESKGMETYGNRFTLDGNQTGASHSTALVATNAVASLAATQPRAAKFVEALWNASIPSGQYRYYDGMWYLMGLLHCSGEYRIWTPKWAGE; this is encoded by the coding sequence ATGCCGAGAACAATCATTGCATTGTTGCTGGCGCTGTCAGCCGCGATGGCTCAGTCAGGGCAATCGCTAAGAGCGGAAGGGACCGGTCAGACCGTGCGGAAGAATCAGGGCGGTACACCTGCCGCCGCCGGCACTCCGGCTACGGGCGCCTATGCCACCGGGTGCTATCGAAACCTCTTCGTCGAGGCGGGTCATTCGCAATCCGAAGTGACCGCGAAAATCAATGCCGCCTTCCAGCAGCTGTTTCACGGGGATCCGAACACTCAGACCGTGTACTACGAGACCGGCAGGAATGAAAACGGGCTGCTGGCGTACCTCAGCGACATCAACAACAAGGACGTGCGCTCGGAGGGTATGTCCTACGGCATGATGATCGCGGTGCAGATGAACAAAAGGGTTGAATTCGATGCGTTGTGGAACTGGTCGAAGACGTACATGTACAACAGCTCTCCGACGCACCCGGCCTACGGGTTCTTCTCCTGGTCGATGAAGACGGACGGAAAGCCCAACAGCGAATCGCCGGCGCCTGACGGCGAAGAGTACTGGGTCATGGCCCTCTACTTCGCATCTGCGCGCTGGGGTGACGGGACCGGCATTTACAACTACAAGGCGGAAGCTGACCGGCTTTTGGGCGACATGAAGAACCGCGGCGTGATCACGGGTCCTACGGGCCGGGGTCAGACGACCGAAGGCGCCCACTTCAACGCCGAACACAAGATGGTGCGTTTCACTCCCAACATGAATCGGCCTGACCACACCGATCCTTCCTATCATCTCCCCGCCTTCTACGAGCTTTGGGCCCGCTGGGGGCCTCCCGCCGACAGGCCTTTCTGGGCCGAGGCAGTCAAAGTCAGCCGCGATTTCTTCCAGAAGGTCACTCATCCTGTGACCGGCCTGACCCCCGATTACGCCAACTTCGACGGCACGCCGGTGGCGAGTGGCTTCAACAAAGCTTCTGCCAACTTCGGGCCCGACGCCTGGAGGACTGCCGCAAATTGGGCGGTGGACTGGTCCTGGTGGGCAGCCGACCCCCGAGAGCGGCAATTGAGCGACAAGATCCAGGCGTTCTTCGAGTCGAAGGGCATGGAGACATACGGGAACCGGTTCACATTGGACGGCAACCAGACCGGCGCCTCCCACTCAACCGCGCTGGTGGCCACCAACGCGGTAGCCAGTCTGGCGGCTACTCAGCCTCGCGCGGCGAAGTTCGTCGAGGCTCTTTGGAATGCGTCGATCCCATCAGGGCAGTACCGGTATTACGACGGCATGTGGTATCTGATGGGATTGCTGCATTGCAGCGGCGAATACCGCATCTGGACGCCGAAGTGGGCGGGGGAATAA